GAGAAACGAAAATAGtacgagagagagagaaagagaagTAAATACTGAGATCTTAGAAAACTGTATACAGATTTCAAGTCTTCCTACGTTACTAACTAAAATACCATTAATGTGATcgaatttcttttataattactaACTACTCACAGTCTTCATACGTATTGGCGGCACAAATGTCCCTTACGATATTCACGCAACATAGTCTCGTTTAGTGTCACTCACTATCACTCCTTTATACACGTCTCATAACTGCCAGCGGTACTTCGCGGGCGACGCGCGGGTTTACAATGGGTTTTTCTAATTTCTCACACGAGAGCCGTCAGACTTCCCGAGCGAGAGTTTTTGCTTTCCTCCGATTCAATTGTCTTCGACTTATCctgaaatattgaaattatactTGATAAAAAGTTTACAATTATGTCtatcatttacaaataaatttatttcgaaaccCGGTCCAGAAGGCGCGCTCGTGCACGTGGCGCCACGCCACCAGCCGCGTGCGCCGCAGCACCTCCACTAAGTGAAGTAGGTGGGTGTGTAGGCAGGAGGGCGGTACCTCGCGGGGCGGGCGGTGCGGCGGCGGCAGCGGCAGCGCCAGGCGCAGCGCGGTCCAGAAGGCGCGCTCGTGCACGTGGCGCCACGCCACCAGCCGCGTGCGCCGCAGCACCTCCACTAAGTGAAGTAGGTGGGTGTGTAGGCAGGAGGGCGGTACCTCGCGGGGCGGGCGGTGCGGCGGCGGCAGCGGCAGCGCCAGGCGCAGCGCGGTCCAGAAGGCGCGCTCGTGCACGTGGCGCCACGCCACCAGCCGCGTGCGCCGCAGCACCTCCACTAAGTGAAGTAGGTGGGTGTGTAGGCAGGAGGGCGGTACCTCGCGGGGCGGGCGGTGCGGCGGCGGCAGCGGCAGCGCCAGGCGCAGCGCGGTCCAGAAGGCGCGCTCGTGCACGTGGCGCCACGCCACCAGCCGCGTGCGCCGCAGCACCTCCACTAAGTGAAGTAGGTGGGTGTGTAGGCAGGAGGGCGGTACCTCGCGGGGCGGGCGGTGCGGCGGCGGCAGCGGCAGCGCCAGGCGCAGCGCGGTCCAGAAGGCGCGCTCGTGCACGTGGCGCCACGCCACCAGCCGCGTGCGCCGCAGCACCTCCACTAAGTGAAGTAGGTGGGTGTGTAGGCAGGAGGGCGGTACCTCGCGGGGCGGGCGGTGCGGCGGCGGCAGCGGCAGCGCCAGGCGCAGCGCGGTCCAGAAGGCGCGCTCGTGCACGTGGCGCCACGCCACCAGCCGCGTGCGCCGCAGCACCTCCACTAAGTGAAGTAGGTGGGTGTGTAGGCAGGAGGGCGGTACCTCGCGGGGCGGGCGGTGCGGCGGCGGCAGCGGCAGCGCCAGGCGCAGCGCGGTCCAGAAGGCGCGCTCGTGCACGTGGCGCCACGCCACCAGCCGCGTGCGCCGCAGCACCTCCACTAAGTGAAGTAGGTGGGTGTGTAGGCAGGAGGGCGGTACCTCGCGGGGCGGGCGGTGCGGCGGCGGCAGCGGCAGCGCCAGGCGCAGCGCGGTCCAGAAGGCGCGCTCGTGCACGTGGCGCCACGCCACCAGCCGCGTGCGCCGCAGCACCTCCACTAAGTGAAGTAGGTGGGTGTGTAGGCAGGAGGGCGGTACCTCGCGGGGCGGGCGGTGCGGCGGCGGCAGCGGCAGCGCCAGGCGCAGCGCGGTCCAGAAGGCGCGCTCGTGCACGTGGCGCCACGCCACCAGCCGCGTGCGCCGCAGCACCTCCACTAAGTGAAGTAGGTGGGTGTGTAGGCAGGAGGGCGGTACCTCGCGGGGCGGGCGGTGCGGCGGCGGCAGCGGCAGCGCCAGGCGCAGCGCGGTCCAGAAGGCGCGCTCGTGCACGTGGCGCCACGCCACCAGCCGCGTGCGCCGCAGCACCTCCACTAAGTGAAGTAGGTGGGTGTGTAGGCAGGAGGGCGGTACCTCGCGGGGCGGGCGGTGCGGCGGCGGCAGCGGCAGCGCCAGGCGCAGCGCGGTCCAGAAGGCGCGCTCGTGCACGTGGCGCCACGCCACCAGCCGCGTGCGCCGCAGCACCTCCACTAAGCTCTCGCCAGACTCCTTCGCCTCGCGCTTCAGCTTCGGCAGATCCTGGCGGTTTCATATCACATTATTTTTCAATCGACTGAAGTCCTGCAGTACCATAAGTttataaaacgattttttttttgatacaagtaggtcggcaaacatgcgCAAGGCTCACCTGATACCTGATACCTCCAATCCCCCACcctcccagaagctctggtcaccttactcaccacaggatcacaacactgcttgaaagcaatattattttgctgttaCCTTTTGTAAGGTCAAAGTACGTCCTCAATCGGACTAAACGATTCATTAACAAAACGAATAGTTTATGAATACATGACATAGTTTTTAAAAACTAGAGAAGAGCGTGCTTAAGTTATGCAATAATCGTGAAGAAGAGCGTATAAATTGCGCGATAGCTGTGCAAATACGATTTTGACTCTCAAACAATATTCGACCGATAACCTTAAAGCTTAAAGAGTCAATCTCACCAATACATGGCGACAGCAATTATTGCATGAAGTCAAACATTACTACGACACAAAGTACACAACACACCTGGAGAAGAACGACAACGGGGGGCACTGGTAACGCTCTCAGCTGCCTCAGAGCGGTGAGCAACTGCTGCGGAGTGTACTGCGCTGGAGACAGCACGGCGACTAGAGACCGGCATCGAGACACTTCCCCTACTAGCTCACTGTACCCTGAGGACGAAAATagatcttatatataaaattctagtgtCACAATGTtggttaccatactcctccgaaacggctggaccgatttttatgaaattttgtgtgcatatcgagtaggtctgaaaatcggttaacatctatttttcatacccctattagttatttataaagaGGGGAGGGGGATAAAGGAGCTTAATatacatatggcaaaacaacgtttgtggggtcagcaaatttatttataaatcactgCCATTTTACTCACGTGGGTCCCGATtacattagaataataataaaatacttgtaTTACTCTTTAAATTACTGCGTTAATTTAGTGCTCTTTAATTATCTACACTGACGACGCGTCGGAGCAACGGTTacagcattggtttgtggctgttgcgccggcggttgcgggttcgatcctcgcgcattattaaaaaaaaagtattttattggtaactaataaaggtacaattcacaggtgatataaataaatgtattcacAATTAAAGTGCACCTGTTATCTGAACTGGTAAGATAGCTGTATCTCAGAATAACAGGGTTTTCCCCTCTAGGAATCTACATTTAATCACACAATTAAACGTGAAGTGTAAAACagatcaaaaaataattaaataaataaaataaaaagtgcgtgtttgtgtgtatgtgtgtgcgtgtgtgcgtgcgtgtgtgcgtgcgtgtgtgtgtgcatgtgtgcgtgcgtgtgtgtgcgtgtgtgtgcgtgtgtgcgtgcgtaaATAGCAATCCTTACTCAtagtaatatatccgccaacccgccttggagcagcgtggtggattaagctctgatccttctcctacatggggaaagaggcctatgcccagtagtgggatattacaggctgagcgTAATTATCTACATACCACAGTACCACTCAATCAGTTCAGTTTCAAAGAATATGAAGAGAAATACCTAACCGAACTTGAAATTTTGTCGACCCATACTAATCTATATACCTAAGCAttcacataataattttttttaccctCATTATACACCGCTGTATCTAATATTACTCATACTATAGAATTACTGAAAAAGTACGTAGAAGATAAGCTATCCTTTGTGACacattatttatctttataatttaaGCAAATCATTATCGTATAAATGTTAATTCAAACACTGATTATTAAGTAATCACAGACGGATAAAATTCCGAGTTATTTATGAGATAGAGTTTCACTTTTCCAGTTTACATATGTATCACGCAAGTCTGAAAAATTGTATGCtgaaaaataattctaaaatcaACAAGcgatgtttcatttttttttctgacagTGCAGATAATGCGGCTGTTAGCCAgttctgtgaccgttgcgctaacgggaaataataaataaattatttatttatagattttgaaGGATTCTCACAGTGGTCGGGCTGGGTAGAGAGCGTGGCTGCGTGGACGCGGTACTTATACTTGAGCGCCAGTGTAGGCAGTAAGGCTCCGCGAACTAATTCGCCGTCTACCGCCGTCCAGCACACCAGGACGTCGAACTCCTTCTCTAGCACTGTGAACACACCGAATTATTATACTCTGACTGTAGTCCGAAACTGATTACGAAAATAAGAAATCATTCATGAGGGGACTAGTTGACGCTTATCAGagaatttactttaattttgatGATGAATTTTGCTTACGAAAGTAAGAGATCATAGACTACAGAAACGGTTTAGTGTAGGGCGGACTTTATTAGTTTGTTCaatcttatattaataatttaaagagGTAAGGGTTGTTCATTTGTTTGTAGGTTGCAAGGATATTCTCTGGAATTTTGAAACtgttgaaaattcttttattaatagaaaTCAACAGCATTGAGtgtaggctatattttttaagtaccaCGGATATCGTTACATTCGTAAAACAAGTCAGAAAAAAGTGACCTATCTTTAAGcgagaaaaaaatatgatgggTAGAATTGATCTGGAAGTTTTAATCATAAGCATGCGAGACCGCAGAAGCTGCAAGTGTACCTCTGGCGCGGTGTGCGGCAATActaatagttaatttttttgtaatttaataaaagttaatctCTGGGACCACTAAACAGTAAAAATCAATACCTGAGTTTCATCATCTACATTTTACTTCTGTACTTtagcaataataaaaatgtaatacaaaaaaaaaaaagaaacatataaTAATTCAGAAAAAGTAGGTACTTCGTCACTAAACGGAAAAAAATTAGATGACCAGAATTGAttagctagtttttttttttttttttttttttataataaacgtgCAGCAAAGCAGCACAGCAGCAATAGAGCGGCAAGTGCAGCAGCGCAGTACCTCTTGCGCGGTGCGCGGCGgtggcggcgcgcgcgcgcgcgtggcGCGCCGCCAGCAGCAGGCGCGGCGTGCAGCGGCGGTGGCACGCGGCCGCCGacagcagcagcagcgcgcccgccgcgccgcccagCGCCAGCGCGCGCCACGGCAcgcccgcgccgccgcaccACGGGGACGCGCCGCCCTCCGCGTGCTCTGTGGGGAGCCGGCCGTGTTAGTCTAAAGACTCTGGAGCCTTACGagagattacagctaaatatgCGCTACAGttctgtgttcctgtggtgagtgagatgGCCAGAGCTCTTTAGTCTACGGTCACCGCTTACCGTCGTgtaggccgtacgcttgtttgccgacatgatggactaaaaaaaataaaagacagtaaatgataaatatcaaaatcagagaaaattgtgtttttattaaagaaaaattttggatttgtttgaacaaatatacggtgtttattatattagtaaaggTTTAAAACTAGATTTTACAATAGTAATCATAAAAAGAAATGCAGTGGCTAATAAACTAAACTGTGAAAAACGGTTACTGTTtcgaatttgtttttttttttttttgtactattacTTAGGTAATAGTACAAAAAAAGTGACATGTTTGGAACTAGTCTTATTAATTAGATTAGAATGTCCTGAAGGTTTGTCTACACAAATTATGGTTTTTAATCACGCGAATTTACTTTTACATccaataattttttcatacaatAATAGATTACTTTAATGCCTCCAAAGCACATAATCGAATTTTAGTTATAGTCAATACTAACTTCTTcaattgcaaaaatattttaaaatttcattagaaattatAAACTCTTATAAACAcgaaaataccaaaaaaaaaggtttttttttgtataaaatgatcaatttttttaatgaaaaaataattttcaaaaacatattaaattttacaagaagGTCTACGCCTTGAATGTAGTCTTATTTCAAATTCTGATTAAGCTAAACAAACATTCGGCTTACGTTTATAGTGCACGGTGACGTAGTTCCTGGAGACGACGTCGTTGCTGTGCACGACGCACACGTACGTGCCGTAGTCCTGTGCGGTCACTTGCTTGATGCTGAGGTAGGAGCCTATTATGTCTTCTACGTCCTCCCTGCATACagttttttaattcatatcaaGTATAAACAACTCTTTTTAATCTACctcttcaattttattaattaataaaatcgttacaaatgtttttttttttttttgaatgttttaaGTGTTGAAAAGTACATTTTCTGTAaccattaataatatattttatatgaataaaatcatgttgctattattactaataaaattaaattattaaacgaTTTCTACTTACTAAAGTAAATTGATACGATTGATAAATAATCGCgaacaaaaaatatcaaatttgattTCCATTCATGTGACCGGACATATAAGttgtttttatatgaatatagcATTATATTTCAATTTCCTTTCTTatctatatctttttttaaaaaacatccGGTTCAAAAcacaatttaaacattaaaataacgaacaaattgtaattacttcaaaatttcTTTGACGATAAAAATGACTGCATTAGTCTGCACTTCAAGATCTTATTtcataatgatttaaaatactTGAACACTGAACTGATTGTAAATATCGTGTTGCTGGGGAAAGACTTTTTCCCTATTCCTATCCTATAATGCTTTACAACTATGGATTGAACAGGTACGTATATTCCGAAATTTCTACGGAAACATGCAGAATTGTTTCCCTACGGTTTCTCTATTGCTGGATTTTGCCTTAAGGAAaagagtttataaaaaaacatcgaaagTTCATTAAGAAGAAGAATTGAACTTTAATTTATAGTGGTTTTCAGTTGCAGATTGGACTTACATTTCTGATTTTCATAGAAACATACAGATTTTTTTCAACTGTCTCTTAGCGAAGACGAGacgagaatttaaaaattattttagaacttCAATTCACGTGTTCGAGCCTCCTCGTTTATAATTCGTATACGGATGTCACATCGCAATTAGCTATCGCTTACACGATACGCGGAAAATCGAATTCCGTTTACAGTAGGAAATGAACCATGAATTAATTTCTTAATGGATCCAATCGACTTAATTGAGATGACATTATATGTCCATATTTCTGAGATTCGAAGCATTTTCTATGATCTAATATTACAGAGATGAAGTTTAAACAGAGTTATGTTCTGAATATGCTTAGATTATAAGGAttcgattatattatattggGAGTATGTTTTGAGTTTTTTCCTAGCATACCAAAACGAATACATAAAAGTGTACCAGTTTCTTCGTTAAACGGCAATAACCTTCTGGAAATCGAGACATTGACAGTTTACATAAAGTTGTATTTGAAACCCTGTTTTGAAGTAAGTTTCATAGCTCATATATTTCACGCTAACAGTATAGTAACAAGGCAAAAAAGTAACAATAAGTGAGTGAAACAGTGTTATGTTACAAAACCATTGTTTATCAGGCATAAAAGAATGATATCTAAATTAAAAGCAAATAGAGCGAAATATGTATTTATGCTGAAGTTTAGTCTAGCTCAAACATTTTATCTTGAGTACATTTTGTATATTTGCACACTTTATCATTTACACTTACTTCATgactaaaatattgtatatgtatttagtatCGTGATATCATTGTACATGTACATGAATTTCTAAACACTTTAAGATACACATAACATTTCTTTGAATTTGCAGTTTaagaacataaatattttactatataacaAAGaggatattaaattttttgtttctaattaataaattaaaaaactatactatatatatatatatatatatatatatatatatagctacgTTATCACAGgtatatataggctatattttaacgggaGACAACAGAACAGCCGAAATCGTTTAATGGTGAAGGGCGTTTCTTTCTTGCAgacatttaaattcaattaatgaTATTGTTAATGTACAATAATCCACAGTAATCAAATGTCATACCTTGCGGTTTTAATCTCAGTCTGAGTGAGTAAGAGGTCGCCTTCGGTACCATTTGGCCACACCTTCCACCAACGAAGGTCGCTCCTAGCATCCGCTAGATATG
This is a stretch of genomic DNA from Melitaea cinxia chromosome 2, ilMelCinx1.1, whole genome shotgun sequence. It encodes these proteins:
- the LOC123664506 gene encoding uncharacterized protein LOC123664506, with the translated sequence MWVLLVLGVVTSASRALAAGYCSTNTFQRNSSSMHFSKEPIPYEYGFQDKFKSIHCCVKGYRSIEWFKDGVAYPWSAGVSNLILYPEAANQTLYTRRAARADSGNYTCRLSNETHSETHTVRLDILEKPTDAPKTMFISKDQWVEEGTELRLFCEALIGRSYLADARSDLRWWKVWPNGTEGDLLLTQTEIKTAREDVEDIIGSYLSIKQVTAQDYGTYVCVVHSNDVVSRNYVTVHYKRKPNGGASPWCGGAGVPWRALALGGAAGALLLLSAAACHRRCTPRLLLAARHARARAATAAHRARVLEKEFDVLVCWTAVDGELVRGALLPTLALKYKYRVHAATLSTQPDHWYSELVGEVSRCRSLVAVLSPAQYTPQQLLTALRQLRALPVPPVVVLLQDLPKLKREAKESGESLVEVLRRTRLVAWRHVHERAFWTALRLALPLPPPHRPPRETIESEESKNSRSGSLTALV